In Pontiella desulfatans, one DNA window encodes the following:
- the gspE gene encoding type II secretion system ATPase GspE gives MRNNPYIAEILAGRLSASLLETAKQEATRRGMDLLDVLAEAGHDKPGLFSAVAHHFGMDTIELSGTLPAPAAAHLLDAEIALRYRVVPIRQEGNTLILAFGNPMDIETIDTLRYLFKQPVEILAALPEQVSTALGRLYPNLDQGMETILNAMDNEESEQLGKEDAATGTLEATDADEPIIKLVNLLILEGFKQRASDIHLEPLSRTFRVRYRIDGALREVEGPPRRLHPSVISRIKIMAGMKISEKRLPQDGRIEIRVMGRDLDLRVSAIPSNHGESIVMRILDKQNLLLGLPNLGFHQDDQNAFKRLIQYPDGILLITGPTGSGKTTTLYACLNHLNQPDRKIITVEDPVEYQLSGINQVHVRAGIGLTFSAALRSILRQAPNIIMIGEIRDLETAEIAVNAALTGHLVLSTLHTNDAPGAVTRLADIGVKPFLVSSSVRGIMAQRLVRSICDHCKAPCIPTEAELNLVGTTPQLFQGAGCAACGNTGYMGRKGIFELLNVNDDIRQMIHGGATSTELRAAARALGMRTLREDGLRKAIDGITTVNEVLRVTMRDEN, from the coding sequence GTGCGTAACAACCCATATATCGCGGAAATCCTGGCCGGGCGCCTGAGTGCCTCCCTTTTGGAAACCGCAAAGCAGGAGGCCACCCGCAGAGGAATGGACCTGCTCGATGTCCTGGCCGAAGCCGGCCACGACAAACCCGGCCTTTTCTCCGCGGTTGCCCACCACTTCGGCATGGATACCATCGAACTCTCCGGCACATTACCGGCGCCAGCCGCCGCCCACTTGCTCGATGCGGAAATCGCCCTGCGCTACCGGGTCGTGCCGATCCGGCAGGAAGGCAACACCCTCATCCTGGCCTTCGGAAACCCGATGGACATCGAAACGATCGATACCCTGCGCTACCTCTTCAAGCAACCGGTCGAAATCCTGGCCGCCCTGCCCGAACAGGTCTCCACGGCGTTGGGCCGGCTCTACCCGAACCTCGACCAGGGCATGGAAACCATCCTCAACGCTATGGACAACGAGGAGTCGGAACAACTCGGCAAGGAGGATGCCGCCACCGGCACCCTCGAAGCCACCGATGCCGACGAACCGATCATCAAGCTGGTCAACCTGCTCATCCTCGAAGGCTTCAAGCAACGCGCCTCCGACATCCACCTCGAACCCCTCAGCCGGACCTTCCGCGTGCGCTACCGCATCGACGGTGCCCTGCGCGAGGTCGAGGGCCCTCCCCGCCGCCTGCACCCCTCCGTCATCAGCCGCATCAAGATCATGGCGGGCATGAAGATTTCGGAAAAGCGGCTGCCGCAGGATGGCCGCATTGAAATCCGGGTGATGGGGCGCGATCTCGACCTGCGCGTCTCCGCCATCCCGAGCAACCACGGCGAAAGCATCGTGATGCGCATCCTCGATAAGCAAAACCTGCTGCTCGGACTGCCAAACCTGGGCTTCCACCAGGACGACCAGAACGCGTTCAAACGCCTGATCCAATACCCGGACGGCATCCTGCTCATCACGGGCCCGACGGGATCGGGGAAAACCACCACCCTCTACGCCTGCCTCAACCACCTCAACCAACCCGACCGGAAAATCATCACGGTCGAGGATCCGGTGGAATACCAGCTCAGCGGCATCAACCAGGTGCATGTGCGCGCCGGCATCGGGCTCACCTTCAGCGCCGCGTTGCGCTCCATCCTGCGCCAGGCCCCCAACATCATCATGATCGGCGAAATCCGCGATCTTGAAACCGCGGAGATCGCGGTGAATGCCGCCCTGACCGGCCATCTGGTCCTGAGCACGCTGCACACGAACGATGCCCCCGGCGCCGTAACGCGCCTGGCCGACATCGGCGTGAAACCCTTCCTGGTTTCCTCCTCCGTGCGCGGCATCATGGCGCAACGGCTGGTCCGCTCCATTTGCGACCACTGCAAGGCCCCCTGCATCCCGACCGAAGCGGAGCTGAACCTGGTGGGTACCACGCCGCAACTGTTCCAGGGCGCCGGATGCGCCGCCTGCGGCAACACGGGCTACATGGGGCGCAAGGGCATCTTCGAGCTCCTGAACGTCAACGACGACATCCGCCAAATGATCCATGGCGGCGCCACCTCCACCGAGCTGCGGGCCGCGGCGCGCGCACTCGGCATGCGTACCCTGCGCGAAGACGGGCTGCGCAAGGCCATCGACGGCATCACCACGGTCAACGAAGTGTTGCGCGTAACCATGAGGGATGAAAATTGA
- a CDS encoding glycogen synthase — translation MPAKKKTATKTTATKKAKAKSPRILIVTPEITYLPEGMGNMTNKLSAKAGGLADVSASLVSALYELGADVHVALPHYRKMFHVDIGGFIDNELLIYKSKLPDDRIHLAEDRIFYYQDKVYSNSQETDLKIALAFQREVINNIIPTVKPDLIHCNDWMTGLIPGEARMLGIPSLFTFHNIHTVKTTLAHIEDRGIDAAEFWSNLFYEWPSGNYFDAREGNPVDFLCSGIFASHFINTVSPTFMKEIVDNQHNFVPGNIQWEVASKYHAGCASGILNSPDASSDPQTDQYLVERYGVLDHFDAKRKNKVYLQERLGLEVNPDAPMLFWPSRLDPVQKGCQLLSDILFQTVDKYWDRGLQVVFVANGAYQQVFHDIVYQHDLYQRVAVCNFEEGLSHIGFAASDFMLMPSLFEPCGLPQMTSAIYGSLPIARDTGGLHDSVFQMDVENGTGNGFLFETYDGGGLAWAIDKAMEFHSLDEHTRGTQVGRVMKESKERFNHEVTAQAYIDIYQKMLHRPLVDEVFQ, via the coding sequence ATGCCAGCGAAAAAAAAGACCGCCACAAAAACAACCGCAACGAAGAAGGCTAAGGCGAAATCGCCGCGCATTCTCATCGTCACCCCGGAAATCACCTATCTGCCCGAAGGCATGGGCAACATGACCAACAAGCTTTCGGCCAAGGCCGGCGGGTTGGCGGATGTTTCGGCCTCGCTGGTTTCGGCGCTCTACGAGCTGGGCGCGGACGTGCACGTGGCCCTGCCCCACTACCGAAAAATGTTCCATGTGGACATCGGCGGCTTCATCGACAACGAGTTGCTGATCTATAAGAGCAAGCTGCCCGACGACCGCATCCATCTGGCCGAAGACCGTATTTTCTATTACCAGGACAAGGTCTACAGCAACTCCCAGGAGACCGACCTGAAGATTGCCCTCGCCTTCCAGCGCGAGGTGATCAACAACATTATCCCGACGGTCAAGCCCGACCTGATCCACTGCAACGACTGGATGACCGGCCTGATTCCCGGCGAAGCGCGCATGCTGGGCATTCCGAGCCTGTTCACCTTCCACAACATCCACACGGTCAAGACCACGCTCGCCCACATCGAGGATCGCGGAATCGATGCGGCGGAGTTCTGGAGCAACCTGTTCTATGAATGGCCTTCGGGCAACTATTTCGACGCCCGGGAAGGCAATCCGGTCGATTTCCTCTGCAGCGGCATTTTCGCCTCGCACTTCATCAACACCGTCAGCCCGACCTTCATGAAGGAGATCGTCGACAACCAACACAACTTTGTTCCCGGCAACATCCAATGGGAGGTGGCCAGCAAATACCACGCGGGTTGCGCCTCGGGCATCCTCAACTCCCCCGACGCCTCCAGCGACCCGCAGACCGACCAATACCTGGTCGAGCGCTACGGCGTGCTCGACCACTTCGATGCGAAGCGCAAGAACAAGGTCTATCTCCAGGAGCGCCTGGGGCTGGAAGTCAATCCGGACGCCCCGATGCTGTTCTGGCCCTCGCGCCTCGATCCGGTGCAAAAGGGTTGCCAGCTGCTTTCGGACATCCTGTTCCAGACGGTCGACAAATATTGGGACCGCGGCCTGCAAGTGGTCTTTGTGGCCAATGGCGCCTACCAGCAGGTCTTCCACGACATCGTCTACCAGCACGACCTCTACCAGCGCGTGGCGGTGTGCAACTTCGAGGAAGGTCTTTCGCATATTGGCTTCGCGGCCTCCGACTTCATGCTGATGCCCTCGCTGTTCGAACCCTGCGGCCTGCCGCAAATGACCAGCGCCATCTATGGCTCGCTGCCGATTGCGCGCGATACGGGCGGCCTGCACGACTCCGTCTTCCAGATGGATGTCGAAAACGGCACCGGCAACGGCTTCCTTTTCGAAACCTACGATGGCGGCGGACTCGCCTGGGCGATCGATAAGGCCATGGAGTTCCACAGCCTTGATGAACATACCCGCGGCACGCAGGTCGGCCGTGTGATGAAGGAAAGCAAGGAACGCTTCAACCACGAGGTTACGGCGCAGGCCTACATCGACATCTACCAGAAAATGCTCCATCGCCCATTGGTAGATGAGGTTTTTCAGTAG
- a CDS encoding amylo-alpha-1,6-glucosidase, protein MSNLIQIPAPGEHAIRFRGDMITFTLENHTGKKGQAWLRSNIGHAHVRHTEIIIHAEQGLPPLSRDWHDFPMQQAKGKNGFSLTLPLLGVGRFEAKAYFIEEGSEEILWPEGGNSVLKVEPAETCAGNTMYTAFVRQFGEAKYKGAIDSRDEHAIQQLDQAGYTVIPKSGKFRDVIHELDFIVGTLRCKIVQLLPVHPTPTTYGRMGRFGSAFAPLDLFDVDPVHAEFDKLTTPMEQFEELVDEVHKRNARLYMDMPINHTGWGSWLQINHPDWFERKEDGKFKSPGAWGDVWADLVELNHEHRALWRELAEVFLFWCRKGVDGYRCDAGYMVPFEAWEYIIAKVRMEYPDTIFMLEGLGGHKHVTENLLANSGMNWAYSEIFQNHDQGQVDGYLPESIRVSESKGNLIHFCETHDNARLAATSHTFARMRAAFCALTSHNGAFGFANGVEWFAKTQINVHNAHSLNWGAAENMVDWLRRINAIMEIHPSFHADAKVEIITKGYHNSAAILRTDASGGNRLLVLTNLNHQLDGMVEWHGDLHEFKTDLLTGHGTPAHKDSLHLAPGQVLCLSDDPDWLNGIVVAEATPFRGAGAGDAQCLKAKAMDTYHHFDALEQFDPDRFVEDPKALCETLAGNAPVVTTWQWPRDTRRTVLLPPNHFLLVKAACGFIAELKNEDGTTLAHEKSLGQAEGDAFALLLPLETPDAHQNLTLKLTVFEDDGIKHTESPVMQLCEEQNARVITTCKAGEIHDRERYAVCTNNHGALSQVRIGWADLRSKYDGLLIANLNAEVPVDRHTMLARCRAWVVRKGYSNELTLQCQKRFTVADDGTVVWNFAVPVGEGLLIPLQAALQLHPDTNAIQLSFIREAAGNDPEHLPDNEPVSLVLRTDIEDRNNHEVVKAMNGAEQHWPNAIRQTQDGFVFAPSADRQLNVSLAGGEYHSEPEWYYMIQHPVDRERGIDGESDLFSPGYFKIDLLGNAIAKLDASIGVSTGVSSTGVSPLIFVSDQNTNIKGPTPPGDLSIEEAMKIAMKQFIVKRDAFQTVIAGYPWFLDWGRDTLICLRGIIAAGLLDEAQNILLQFAKYEKGGTIPNMIRGNDDANRETSDAPLWLYVACDELMKAQGNKKLLKQDCGDGRTVKEVLISLANGLMAGTENGIAFDPDSGLIYSPSHYTWMDTNYPAGTPRQGYPIEIQAMWNYALNMLCKIDRAPEWPQLAKQVEQSISELFLVEADDFTYLADCLAAEPGAGAREAEVDDALRSNQLLAVTLGAVTDPELCKSIIEACEQLLIPGAIRSLADRPVLHPCPVYNGGHLLNNPMNPYWGHYSGDEDSRRKPAYHNGTAWTWPFPSYAEALAMVYGDAARDTALAILGSASDVLNHGCLRQSPEVIDGNTPHTQRGCGAQAWGVTELYRVVKMLKA, encoded by the coding sequence ATGAGCAATTTAATTCAAATCCCCGCACCGGGCGAGCATGCCATCCGTTTCCGTGGCGACATGATCACCTTCACCCTCGAAAACCACACGGGAAAGAAGGGCCAGGCGTGGTTGCGCTCCAACATTGGCCATGCGCATGTCCGCCACACCGAAATCATCATACACGCCGAGCAAGGCCTACCACCGCTCTCACGCGACTGGCACGACTTCCCCATGCAACAGGCCAAGGGCAAAAACGGATTCTCCCTTACGCTGCCGCTGCTGGGCGTCGGCCGCTTCGAAGCCAAGGCCTATTTCATCGAAGAGGGCTCCGAGGAAATCCTCTGGCCGGAGGGCGGCAACTCCGTCCTGAAGGTCGAGCCGGCCGAAACCTGCGCCGGCAATACCATGTATACCGCGTTTGTCCGCCAGTTCGGCGAGGCCAAATATAAAGGGGCCATCGATTCGCGCGACGAACATGCCATCCAGCAATTGGATCAGGCAGGCTACACGGTCATTCCAAAGTCTGGAAAATTCCGCGACGTGATTCACGAGCTCGATTTTATCGTCGGCACCTTGCGCTGTAAAATTGTGCAGCTCCTGCCAGTGCACCCCACCCCGACCACCTATGGCCGCATGGGCCGCTTTGGCAGCGCGTTTGCCCCGCTCGACCTTTTCGACGTGGATCCGGTGCACGCCGAGTTTGACAAACTGACCACACCAATGGAGCAGTTTGAAGAACTCGTCGATGAAGTGCATAAGCGCAATGCGCGGCTTTATATGGATATGCCGATCAACCACACCGGCTGGGGTTCGTGGCTGCAGATCAACCACCCCGACTGGTTTGAGCGCAAGGAAGACGGCAAGTTCAAGTCGCCCGGCGCGTGGGGCGATGTCTGGGCCGATCTGGTGGAGCTTAATCATGAGCACCGTGCACTATGGCGGGAACTGGCCGAGGTTTTCCTCTTCTGGTGCCGCAAGGGCGTCGACGGCTACCGCTGCGACGCCGGCTACATGGTTCCGTTCGAGGCCTGGGAATACATTATTGCCAAGGTGCGCATGGAATATCCCGACACCATCTTCATGCTCGAAGGCCTCGGCGGCCACAAGCATGTCACCGAAAACCTGCTGGCCAACTCCGGCATGAACTGGGCTTATTCCGAAATCTTCCAGAACCACGACCAGGGGCAGGTCGATGGCTACCTGCCGGAAAGCATCCGCGTCTCGGAAAGCAAGGGCAACCTGATCCACTTCTGCGAAACGCACGATAACGCGCGCCTGGCCGCCACCTCGCACACCTTCGCCCGGATGCGCGCGGCGTTTTGCGCGCTCACCTCGCACAACGGGGCCTTCGGTTTCGCCAACGGGGTCGAATGGTTCGCCAAAACGCAAATCAATGTCCACAACGCCCACTCCCTCAACTGGGGGGCAGCGGAAAACATGGTCGACTGGCTTCGCCGAATCAACGCCATCATGGAAATCCACCCCTCGTTCCATGCCGATGCCAAGGTTGAAATCATCACCAAGGGCTACCACAACTCCGCCGCCATCCTGCGTACCGATGCGAGCGGCGGAAATCGGTTGCTTGTGCTGACCAACCTCAACCACCAGCTGGATGGCATGGTGGAATGGCACGGCGACCTGCATGAATTCAAAACCGACCTGCTCACCGGACACGGCACCCCCGCCCACAAGGATTCGCTCCACCTCGCTCCCGGGCAGGTGCTCTGCCTGTCCGACGATCCGGACTGGCTCAACGGCATCGTCGTAGCCGAGGCCACCCCCTTCCGGGGAGCCGGGGCGGGCGATGCCCAGTGCCTCAAGGCCAAGGCGATGGATACCTACCACCATTTCGACGCACTCGAACAGTTCGACCCCGACCGTTTCGTGGAAGATCCCAAGGCGCTTTGCGAAACGCTGGCCGGCAATGCCCCTGTGGTCACAACGTGGCAGTGGCCTCGCGATACCCGGCGCACCGTGTTGCTGCCGCCGAACCACTTCCTGCTGGTGAAAGCCGCCTGCGGCTTCATTGCCGAGCTAAAGAACGAGGACGGCACCACGCTGGCGCATGAAAAATCGCTGGGGCAGGCCGAAGGGGACGCGTTCGCCCTCCTCCTTCCGCTGGAAACACCGGATGCCCACCAAAACCTCACGCTGAAACTCACCGTTTTCGAAGACGACGGAATCAAGCACACCGAATCGCCGGTGATGCAACTCTGCGAAGAGCAAAACGCCCGGGTCATCACCACCTGCAAGGCCGGCGAAATCCACGACCGCGAGCGCTATGCCGTCTGCACCAACAACCACGGCGCCCTCTCGCAGGTGCGGATCGGCTGGGCGGATCTTCGGAGCAAGTACGATGGCCTGCTGATTGCGAACCTCAACGCCGAAGTGCCGGTCGATCGCCATACCATGCTCGCGCGTTGCCGGGCGTGGGTGGTGCGCAAGGGCTATTCCAACGAACTGACGCTGCAATGCCAGAAGCGCTTCACGGTTGCCGACGACGGCACGGTGGTCTGGAACTTTGCCGTGCCCGTTGGCGAGGGTCTGCTGATTCCACTCCAGGCCGCGTTGCAGCTGCACCCCGACACCAACGCCATCCAGCTCAGCTTCATTCGCGAAGCCGCCGGCAACGATCCGGAGCACCTGCCGGACAACGAACCGGTTTCGCTTGTGCTGCGCACCGACATCGAAGACCGCAACAACCATGAGGTCGTCAAGGCCATGAACGGGGCCGAACAGCACTGGCCAAACGCCATCCGACAAACGCAGGACGGTTTTGTTTTTGCCCCGTCCGCCGACCGGCAACTGAACGTCTCGCTCGCGGGAGGCGAGTACCACTCCGAGCCGGAATGGTACTACATGATCCAGCATCCGGTCGACCGCGAGCGTGGCATCGACGGAGAATCCGACCTCTTTAGCCCCGGCTATTTCAAGATCGACCTCCTCGGTAATGCCATTGCAAAGCTGGACGCCAGCATAGGGGTCAGCACAGGGGTCAGCAGCACAGGGGTCAGTCCTTTGATCTTTGTGTCCGACCAAAACACCAATATCAAAGGACCGACCCCTCCGGGAGATCTTTCCATTGAGGAGGCCATGAAGATTGCAATGAAGCAGTTCATTGTGAAGCGCGATGCGTTCCAGACGGTGATTGCGGGCTATCCGTGGTTTCTCGACTGGGGCCGCGATACGCTCATCTGCCTGCGCGGCATCATTGCGGCCGGTCTGCTGGACGAGGCGCAGAACATCCTGCTGCAGTTTGCCAAGTATGAAAAGGGCGGCACCATCCCGAACATGATCCGCGGCAACGACGACGCCAACCGCGAAACCTCCGACGCCCCCCTCTGGCTCTATGTCGCCTGCGACGAACTGATGAAAGCGCAAGGCAACAAGAAGCTGCTCAAGCAGGATTGCGGCGACGGGCGCACCGTGAAGGAAGTATTGATCTCGCTGGCGAACGGCTTGATGGCTGGCACCGAAAACGGCATTGCCTTCGATCCGGATTCCGGCCTGATCTACAGCCCTTCGCACTACACCTGGATGGACACCAACTATCCGGCCGGCACGCCCCGCCAAGGCTACCCGATCGAAATCCAGGCCATGTGGAACTATGCGCTCAACATGCTTTGCAAAATCGACCGGGCTCCGGAATGGCCCCAGTTGGCCAAGCAGGTCGAGCAGTCCATTTCGGAACTATTCCTCGTCGAGGCCGACGACTTCACCTACCTGGCCGACTGTCTCGCGGCAGAACCGGGCGCCGGAGCCCGCGAGGCCGAGGTGGACGACGCCCTGCGCTCGAACCAGCTGCTGGCCGTCACCCTCGGAGCGGTGACCGACCCCGAGCTCTGTAAAAGCATTATCGAGGCCTGCGAACAATTGCTCATTCCCGGCGCGATCCGCAGCCTGGCCGACCGCCCGGTGCTGCACCCCTGCCCCGTCTATAATGGCGGCCACCTGCTCAACAACCCGATGAATCCCTATTGGGGCCATTACTCCGGCGACGAAGACTCCCGCCGCAAGCCGGCCTACCACAACGGAACCGCCTGGACATGGCCCTTCCCGTCGTATGCCGAAGCCCTGGCAATGGTCTACGGCGACGCCGCGCGCGATACCGCGCTGGCCATCCTCGGCAGCGCATCGGACGTGCTCAACCACGGCTGCCTGCGCCAAAGCCCCGAAGTCATCGACGGCAACACGCCACACACCCAGCGAGGCTGCGGCGCCCAGGCCTGGGGCGTCACCGAGCTTTACCGGGTGGTCAAAATGCTGAAGGCATAA
- a CDS encoding four helix bundle protein, whose translation MAVQNVKELIVYQKAYQQAMEFFGISKQFPSEETFALTSQGRRASRSVCQNLREAWAKRRYEAHFISKLTDCDGENSETDTCWDFARDCNYITDEKHLDMTNLNHEVGKMLGAMLKSPGKFLLIPAA comes from the coding sequence ATGGCAGTTCAGAACGTTAAGGAACTGATCGTTTATCAGAAGGCCTACCAGCAAGCTATGGAGTTTTTCGGAATCAGCAAGCAGTTCCCGAGCGAAGAAACATTCGCCCTGACTAGCCAAGGCAGGCGTGCATCGCGCTCCGTCTGCCAGAACCTTCGTGAAGCCTGGGCAAAACGAAGATACGAAGCCCATTTCATCAGCAAACTAACCGATTGCGACGGAGAGAACTCCGAAACGGATACCTGTTGGGACTTTGCACGCGATTGCAACTACATCACGGACGAGAAACACTTGGATATGACTAACCTCAACCATGAAGTTGGAAAAATGCTTGGAGCGATGCTGAAAAGCCCCGGGAAGTTCCTGCTGATCCCTGCCGCGTGA
- a CDS encoding alpha amylase C-terminal domain-containing protein has product MRSPKLAKLSDDPWLEPYLGQLHQRADHIRYVEERLTGGKMSLDAFANAHEYYGLHFRDGKWIFREWAPNATAIYLVGDFSNWEQRDEFALHYGDGHGVWEIELPANQLKHGNLYKLKMYWPGGEGERLPAYTRRAVQDPDTHVFCAQVWHPATPYEWKFPDPAKPIGAPLVYESHIGMAQEDAKVGSYLEYKEKILPRIVEMGYNTVQFMGIMEHPYYGSFGYHVSNFFAASSRFGTPEELKELVDACHEAGLAVIMDLVHSHAVKNEQEGLSRFDGTLYQYFHEGNRGDHDAWDSRCFDYGKPEVLHFLLSNARYWLDEFKFDGYRFDGVTSMLYHHRGLGTGFGSYDNYFDGSVDVDALAYLALANRLIHEVRPAAFTIAEDVSGMPGLAAPGKEGGCGFDYRLAMGVPDLWFKLANDTPDEEWNMSGLYHELTNHRPEEQVISYVESHDQALVGGKTFIFELIDKEMYYNMHVEAQNLVVDRGLALHKMARLATLGAAGHGYLNFMGNEFGHPEWIDFPREGNDWSYQYARRQWNLRDDQTLKFHFLADFDKAMVNLARNTGIIGNKKVVFRLINEGDKVMAYERDGLVFIFNFHPNKSFADYPVDVTPGKYRLLLNTDHPAFGGHDIVPGEQTYESFAFNDGENDRNQIKLYIPSRTGFVLQRI; this is encoded by the coding sequence ATGAGATCTCCCAAGCTCGCGAAGCTTTCCGACGACCCTTGGCTGGAACCCTACCTGGGCCAGCTCCATCAACGCGCCGACCATATCCGCTATGTGGAAGAGCGCCTCACCGGCGGAAAAATGTCGTTGGACGCGTTCGCCAATGCGCATGAATACTACGGCCTCCACTTCCGCGACGGAAAATGGATCTTCCGCGAATGGGCGCCGAACGCCACGGCCATCTATCTGGTCGGCGACTTTTCCAACTGGGAACAGCGGGACGAATTCGCCCTGCACTATGGCGACGGGCACGGCGTCTGGGAAATCGAACTGCCGGCCAATCAGCTCAAGCACGGCAACCTCTACAAGCTCAAGATGTATTGGCCCGGCGGCGAAGGCGAGCGCCTGCCGGCCTACACCCGCCGCGCCGTCCAGGATCCGGACACCCATGTTTTCTGCGCCCAGGTCTGGCACCCGGCAACCCCGTATGAATGGAAGTTCCCCGATCCGGCCAAGCCGATCGGGGCCCCCTTGGTCTATGAATCGCACATCGGCATGGCGCAGGAAGATGCCAAAGTGGGTTCCTATCTGGAATACAAGGAAAAGATCCTACCGCGCATCGTGGAGATGGGCTACAACACCGTCCAGTTCATGGGCATCATGGAGCACCCCTACTACGGCTCCTTCGGCTACCACGTCTCCAACTTCTTTGCCGCCTCATCGCGCTTTGGCACCCCCGAGGAACTGAAGGAGCTGGTCGATGCCTGCCACGAGGCCGGCCTCGCCGTCATCATGGACCTGGTGCATTCGCACGCGGTCAAGAACGAACAGGAAGGCCTCTCCCGCTTCGATGGCACCCTCTACCAATATTTCCACGAAGGCAACCGCGGCGACCACGATGCGTGGGATTCGCGTTGCTTCGACTATGGCAAGCCGGAAGTCCTGCACTTCCTGCTCTCGAACGCCCGCTACTGGCTCGATGAATTCAAGTTCGATGGCTACCGTTTCGACGGCGTTACCTCCATGCTCTACCACCATCGCGGCCTGGGCACCGGCTTCGGCAGCTACGACAACTATTTCGATGGTTCGGTCGATGTCGACGCCCTCGCCTACCTGGCGCTGGCGAACCGGCTCATCCACGAGGTACGCCCCGCGGCCTTCACCATTGCGGAGGATGTTTCCGGCATGCCCGGCCTCGCCGCCCCCGGAAAAGAAGGAGGCTGCGGCTTCGACTATCGCCTGGCCATGGGCGTTCCGGATCTCTGGTTCAAGCTGGCCAACGACACGCCGGACGAAGAATGGAACATGAGCGGGCTCTACCACGAGCTCACCAACCACCGCCCGGAGGAACAGGTGATCAGCTATGTGGAATCGCACGACCAGGCGCTGGTCGGCGGCAAGACCTTCATCTTCGAGCTCATCGATAAGGAGATGTACTACAACATGCACGTCGAGGCGCAAAACCTGGTCGTCGACCGCGGGCTTGCCCTCCATAAAATGGCACGCCTAGCCACCCTCGGCGCGGCCGGCCACGGCTACCTCAACTTCATGGGCAACGAATTCGGCCACCCGGAATGGATCGATTTCCCCCGCGAGGGCAACGATTGGTCGTACCAATATGCCCGCCGCCAGTGGAACCTGCGCGACGATCAAACCCTCAAATTCCACTTCCTGGCCGATTTCGACAAAGCCATGGTCAACCTGGCCCGGAACACCGGCATCATCGGAAACAAAAAGGTCGTCTTCCGCCTCATCAACGAAGGCGACAAGGTGATGGCCTACGAGCGCGATGGACTGGTTTTCATCTTCAACTTCCACCCGAACAAGTCGTTCGCCGACTATCCGGTGGACGTCACCCCCGGGAAATACCGGTTGCTGCTGAACACCGACCATCCGGCATTCGGCGGGCACGACATTGTCCCGGGCGAACAGACCTACGAAAGCTTTGCCTTCAACGACGGGGAAAACGACCGGAACCAGATCAAGCTTTATATTCCGTCGCGCACCGGATTCGTGCTCCAGCGCATCTAG